tgaaagaactgaaaacatgaCATCAGGAAGTGGCTTTTGCTGCACGGCACAAGAATTTTCCATGAGGCATaactttgtttgtttgtcttgttGCCGTTGAAAGGCAGTCATCTTGTTGggttttatggatttttttttaattcccctAATTTTTGTTCTAACAGACCCCTGCTTTCCCTTCCATTAACATTTAGCCtcagattttgtttctgatgCTATTCCATTAGTATTTGGTCCCATCATCCCTTTGCCGCTTGTATCCTCTCTCTCTCGAGCTgggatgggaaaaaaatcatttcagtgaaactaactgctgctgctgtgacagCATTTGCTATTGCCATCTCTAGTGTTAGGATGGTCAATAAAAGAAAGACGTTAGGATAGAAAGTAGTAgtgttttaatttctgcatATGAGGTACTTTTGTTTTCCAAGTGCATAAATTCCTTATAAATGATCttattctttcttccccttctaTATTGGGGAAATACTTGTCTGTTTTATACATacatagatagatagatatagatgagtgtgtgtgtgtatataattttttttttaagctgggatttttttcagttctaaaGTCTTAAAGCATCTTAACTTCAGCATGGTAAATCTCTTTGATAGCATTGCCAAGTGAGCTTagagaaataaatctgtatattttaatataggGAATGGCTGTCACTGTCAATAATCTTCAACACCATTTCTTAGCTTGTTAATGCAGAATTTATCTAAGGACAAATCTCCTGCTCTGAACTTGTTCAtgatttcaagggaaaaaaaagtgttttgttgttgtttttagtGCTCAAATTCTGTTCTTATTTGGGGGGGGAGTTGAGATATTTGGTGAAGCTGTGTGTATCCGTTTAATTGCCTTAGTCTAGCAGAGCCATAATTACTTACAGCTTATGTTCTGCATCCTTTGATAACACAGTATACTCTCTTAAAAACGCAGGGCAGCATCCTTCCTTGCCTAGATAGCATTAGGTATTTTCCCAAGTttataatgctttaaaaatttcatgACAGTCCATGAATCAGTTGTGTAGCCAGCTGCCCATTTATTCAAAACAAacttgttttataaataatCAGTTACTGAGTTAACATTTGCTCTTTGAGAAGTATCTGAGTACTAAATAATAGATGTGCAAGAACTGCTAGGTCTAAAGTCCCTTTGAATTTAACATATAAATAATGTAGAATTTGGGATCAGACACCTCTAATGAAAATGTAATGCAGTTGGGACTTCTTCTATACTTAAGTTAGTAGACGCTGTTGAACTTTATTCAAGAAAGACGAGGTAATGAAGTAGAACTGGATCACAAAATTTGTAATGACATTTAAAAGTAACTATTACTAGCTTGTAGAAAAGCTAGCATTTGAAATAGTCCTCCGTGCTTTTTCAAAACTAGTCAAGCCCTGAGTGGCAACACAGAAGCTCtaacttaaatgttttttttttttttgtagtatttctccctcccccctcccaaacaaaatcaaaatattagaTGTGATGATGTTCCTTTCTGGCACTTACTATGGTGCTGTTTTCCTGAATACAGTGTTGTTTTTGTGTTCCTCAAATTGGcataaaagcctttttttttttttttttttttttttttttttttttttttttttttttttttttttttagtctaaaCAGTCTCAAACTAGTTGGCAATCAAGTGAAGTGGTagtatataaaacaaatgtgcTTCCTGAAGTGCTAGTCACTTTTGGGCGGCTTTTACAAAATCTGTCTTATGCTTTAGCTGTGGTCACTTATTTCCTTGACCCAGTGTTGTTTCTAAGAAGTGAGTACAGCAATCCTCAttgcaagcaaaaaaaccccataccTCGAAGAAGTATAGAACTGTTCCTGCTAgagttgtttctttctttcagagggGCATTAGGCATAACTGTAAAAACTACTTGTTTATATATATCCATTATATCCTATACCCATTATATCTATTTCTTTATCTTGAAATTAGTTGGAATTGTAATACATAGCCCACTATTTCAAAGTCCATAATTGAAGACTACCTATTCAACTACACTATAAAGCTTTTTTGCTTAATCCTATCATGTGTAAGATTTATAGCCTTCTAAATGCATCCACATCTATTCTAATGTTTTAGTGCTGTGCCATGCACTGCCATCTTGAATGGCACTGTATAACTCAAATATACTTTCCCTCCAGTTGACTAGTCTACAGTAGGTCTAGGACTCTTGCATTCACTTGcagttttatatttgtatttattcacttgcagttttttaaatgtacaaatATAATAAAGGTATATATGTAACTAGGAAGGTAGATATTTATGGAGAAAATAAGTCAATTTTGCTGTGGCATCTGCTGTTTGGGAATTGTCTGGTTATTGGAAAAGGTGTTACCTATGAGCATGCAGATCAGAAgttcaaaatgtttctttgtgaaggtatttcaaatactatttttctttaaatctgaaCAGAGTCAGATGGAGTTTAGTGTTGCATCTCTGTCCATACAAGAACAAAGTGGTACGCACTTGCAAAATGAACAGAGGCAGGCAGTTAAAGCAGCACCTGGTGTCCAAGTTCCTAAACCTTCTCAGGCTAATAAGACCCCTGGCTCTGACGGGCTAATAGCAtccagaaaggaagaggagtcCTCTTTTTGGAAGATAAATGCAGAGCGGTCAAAGTTTGAAGGAGACAAATCTGAGTTCCAGTCACTGACCCCCAGTCAGATCAAGTCtatggaaaaaggagagaaatccCTTCCCTCTTTCTACAGACAAGAGTCTACTCCAAAGGAGATGGCAAAAGCAGAGAAGCCCAGCACAACTAAACCAGAGAAGTCTGTCACCCCTAATCTACCTTCTGCATCTCTAGAATGGGAAAAACCTCGACCCAGTCAACTCCCTTCTAGTTCTCTAGatgacttctttcttcctgaCACACCACGGGACCTGGCAACTGCTAGGACAACCAGTGAAGGTGCTGATGGTGGTATACTTACGGATCCACAAATTCCTGCACAGGTAAGGACTGCTAAATCCACTATTCttaaatttaaagaatatatagcacattaaaatctgaaaaggtCACTCTGGTATACTGGGGATTCTCAAAAGCATTAAGCTGCTATAGCTGAGTTTGCTGGCTTTTTACCCAGAAGACTTAGAGGAGTCTATTTAATCAACATGTTAGCTCTCACTGTCTCTTCCTatcaagtattttttcagtatagTAATGTTTGTAGGATAAAGGCATCATTGAAAGATAATAGCAGCAATGCTGATTGGGCATCCAGTGTTTTGTTGACACTAAGCCGTCTAAAAGTTTAGGGTAGAGAGCTTAACATATCAAATaagaattaaagattttt
The sequence above is a segment of the Rhea pennata isolate bPtePen1 chromosome 3, bPtePen1.pri, whole genome shotgun sequence genome. Coding sequences within it:
- the C3H1orf198 gene encoding uncharacterized protein C1orf198 homolog — translated: MASMAAAIAASRTAVMNGNRPLDERERKRFSYFSSLSPMARKIMAEKERIRERYGPEWERLPPRQQDEIIDKCLVEPHVQARYAAHRGAARPAAPPASYPSLRLNTGQKVVHFGDEDITWQDEHSAPFSWETKSQMEFSVASLSIQEQSGTHLQNEQRQAVKAAPGVQVPKPSQANKTPGSDGLIASRKEEESSFWKINAERSKFEGDKSEFQSLTPSQIKSMEKGEKSLPSFYRQESTPKEMAKAEKPSTTKPEKSVTPNLPSASLEWEKPRPSQLPSSSLDDFFLPDTPRDLATARTTSEGADGGILTDPQIPAQSNTSNVILKTGFDFLDNW